A DNA window from Streptomyces canus contains the following coding sequences:
- a CDS encoding cytochrome P450 — protein sequence MTELLPLFPFPTPAEQATDPDGVRLLGQAPMARARLADGAVVWLALSYRAVRQVMSDAAFSRAAALRPGAPKPMALFRDPKSVINMDPPELTAIRRRMARGFSTQAVNRLEPAINETVAKLLDTMAEHGPPADVMRWLAEPLPILVICDLLGLPYVARDQIQTWTRRILSLTLPSSESFSALHELDAYLTDIVRDKRADPGDDLISCLVTDDGQDPALDESTLVKNIRIILIAGHDTTINQLGNSLVELFRHPEQLALLKQCPDLIPNAVEELLRYSKLARLSPPFVALHDTYVDGSLVREGEAVVALPHIANRDEQLFRQADRLDVTRHNAAQHLGFAHGPHFCPGSGLAKLEQRIALRALLSRFPGLGLAVDPGELVWRDGMSMRSVESLPVTW from the coding sequence ATGACTGAACTGCTCCCGCTCTTCCCCTTTCCTACTCCGGCCGAGCAGGCCACCGATCCCGACGGTGTCCGCCTGCTCGGCCAGGCGCCGATGGCACGCGCCCGACTCGCCGACGGCGCGGTGGTGTGGCTGGCTCTCAGCTACCGAGCCGTACGGCAGGTCATGTCCGACGCGGCCTTCAGCCGGGCTGCCGCGCTGAGGCCTGGTGCGCCCAAACCGATGGCCTTGTTCCGCGACCCCAAGTCGGTCATCAACATGGATCCGCCGGAACTCACCGCTATCCGGCGCCGCATGGCCCGGGGTTTCAGCACCCAGGCGGTGAATCGGCTTGAACCGGCCATCAACGAGACGGTGGCGAAGCTGCTGGACACCATGGCCGAGCACGGCCCGCCGGCAGATGTAATGCGATGGCTCGCCGAGCCGCTCCCGATCCTGGTAATCTGCGATCTGCTAGGTTTGCCGTACGTGGCTCGCGATCAAATCCAGACCTGGACGCGCCGGATTCTGTCCTTGACTTTGCCGTCCAGTGAGTCGTTCTCCGCGCTCCACGAACTCGACGCCTATCTCACGGACATTGTGCGGGACAAGCGGGCCGATCCCGGCGATGACCTCATCTCCTGCCTGGTGACCGACGATGGGCAGGACCCGGCACTGGACGAATCGACGCTGGTCAAGAACATTCGCATCATCCTGATCGCCGGTCACGACACCACCATCAACCAGCTCGGCAACTCCCTGGTGGAGTTGTTCAGGCATCCCGAACAACTCGCACTGCTCAAACAATGCCCGGACCTGATTCCCAACGCGGTCGAAGAGCTGCTGCGCTATTCGAAACTGGCGCGGCTAAGCCCCCCTTTCGTCGCGCTCCACGACACGTATGTCGACGGTTCGCTGGTACGAGAAGGGGAAGCGGTGGTGGCACTCCCCCATATCGCGAATCGCGATGAACAACTCTTCAGGCAGGCTGATCGGCTCGACGTCACCCGCCACAACGCGGCGCAGCATCTGGGTTTCGCGCACGGCCCGCACTTCTGCCCCGGCTCCGGACTGGCCAAGCTCGAACAGCGCATCGCCCTCCGGGCACTATTGAGCCGCTTTCCCGGCCTCGGCCT
- a CDS encoding DUF4334 domain-containing protein yields MVYDGLPLVDHFKKVGDGTLLAIMNGKVSLDNGRHYYFILDRV; encoded by the coding sequence ATGGTGTACGACGGCCTGCCACTCGTCGACCATTTCAAGAAAGTCGGCGACGGCACGTTGCTCGCGATCATGAACGGCAAGGTCTCCCTCGACAACGGCAGGCACTACTACTTCATCCTGGATCGGGTCTGA
- a CDS encoding SDR family NAD(P)-dependent oxidoreductase produces the protein MNGKVAVITGGASGIGAACARRLASAGCLVVIADLDERAGNHIADELGPAGRAWPVDVGDPDQVHNLVHGVVGEFGRLDIAVTCAGISGPLIPLGEYPLADYEAVVRTNLGGTFYLLRAALPVMSAVGRGVVVTVGSVAGHTSMRNHSAYVAAKHGVIGLTKAAAREYAAAGVRVVSVSPGIVESPMTDALPPGKLESALTSVPAHRRGRPEEVADLVAFLVSDRAGYITGSDHPVDGGYLTR, from the coding sequence ATGAACGGCAAAGTCGCCGTGATCACCGGGGGTGCCTCGGGCATCGGAGCGGCCTGTGCCCGTCGACTGGCCTCGGCCGGCTGCCTGGTCGTGATCGCCGACCTCGACGAGCGCGCGGGGAACCACATCGCGGATGAACTCGGGCCCGCGGGCCGGGCGTGGCCGGTGGACGTCGGCGACCCGGATCAGGTGCACAACCTCGTTCACGGGGTGGTGGGCGAGTTCGGCCGGCTCGACATCGCCGTCACCTGCGCTGGCATTTCGGGCCCGCTCATCCCGCTGGGTGAGTACCCGCTGGCCGACTACGAAGCGGTCGTGCGCACAAATCTCGGCGGCACGTTCTACTTGTTGCGGGCCGCGTTGCCTGTGATGAGCGCGGTTGGCCGGGGCGTGGTGGTTACCGTGGGATCGGTCGCCGGGCACACGTCGATGCGGAACCACTCGGCGTACGTGGCGGCCAAACACGGCGTCATCGGCCTCACGAAGGCGGCGGCCCGCGAGTACGCCGCCGCTGGGGTCCGGGTGGTGTCGGTCTCGCCGGGCATCGTCGAGAGCCCCATGACCGACGCCCTGCCGCCGGGGAAACTCGAAAGCGCGTTGACTTCGGTACCGGCACATCGGCGCGGACGGCCGGAGGAGGTCGCCGACCTGGTGGCGTTCCTCGTGTCCGACCGAGCGGGATACATCACCGGAAGCGATCATCCGGTCGACGGCGGGTACCTCACGAGATGA